A genomic stretch from Saccharomyces paradoxus chromosome XVI, complete sequence includes:
- the HOS1 gene encoding histone deacetylase (Class I histone deacetylase (HDAC) family member~similar to YPR068C): protein MSKLVISTSIFQSQVADLLPCNNHQKSQLTYSLLNAYDLLQRFDEVLAFPYIAKDDLLEFHSKPYISYLINGRFNKTLPQDANDPIVECKWGELSELADSWNEKNDHNPSQDLQRFSRREDLYNYYLSYSQALEKNNNSISESEAFTNDEPTDPYVVDSETKEYNLEGDCPVFSYLPMHCQVIAGATLNLLDHLSPSHRLIGINWDGGRHHAFKQRASGFCYINDVVLLIQRLRKMKLNKITYVDFDLHHGDGVEKAFQYSKQIQTISVHLYEPGFFPGTGSLDDSRKGKNVVNIPLKHGCDDDYLDLIASKIVNPLIERHDPEALIIECGGDGLLGDRFNEWQLTIRGLSRTIINIMKRHPRAHIFLLGGGGYNDLLMSRFYTFLTWCVTKQFSTLRCHDNNLAQDEPFDVCDSDDSEQLIREHELVEMYNEENYQYWIYEMEGSSRMKTLRNDNKVKDMVELMKFYGL, encoded by the coding sequence ATGTCGAAATTGGTCATATCAACATCGATATTTCAGTCTCAAGTAGCTGATTTACTCCCATGTAacaatcatcaaaaatcaCAGCTGACGTATTCCCTATTAAACGCGTACGATCTTCTTCAGCGATTTGACGAAGTGTTAGCATTTCCTTACATTGCTAAGGATGACCTACTGGAGTTCCATTCGAAGCCATATATCAGTTATTTGATAAATGGAAGATTCAATAAAACATTGCCACAAGATGCAAATGATCCCATAGTAGAGTGTAAATGGGGTGAGTTGAGTGAATTGGCTGATAGCTGGAACGAAAAGAATGATCACAATCCCTCGCAAGATCTTCAGAGGTTCTCTAGAAGAGAAGATCTCTATAATTATTATCTGAGTTATTCACAAGCGCTTGAGAAGAATAACAACAGCATTAGTGAGAGCGAGGCGTTCACCAATGATGAACCAACAGATCCTTACGTCGTAGATTctgaaacaaaagagtATAATTTAGAGGGGGATTGCCCAGTTTTTTCGTACCTTCCTATGCACTGTCAAGTTATTGCTGGGGCCACTTTAAACTTGTTGGACCATTTATCACCCTCACACCGTCTTATCGGTATAAATTGGGATGGTGGAAGGCACCATGCTTTCAAACAGAGGGCAAGCGGATTCTGTTACATAAACGATGTCGTATTGTTAATTCAGCGATTGCGCAAAATGAAGTTAAATAAAATCACTTATGTTGACTTCGACTTACATCATGGTGATGGTGTGGAAAAGGCTTTCCAATACTCTAAACAAATACAGACAATTTCGGTACATCTTTACGAGCCTGGATTTTTTCCTGGAACCGGTTCTTTAGATGATTCACGAAAGGGTAAGAACGTGGTTAATATCCCCTTAAAGCATGGTTGTGATGACGATTACCTGGACTTGATTGCATCCAAAATCGTCAATCCTCTGATAGAAAGGCACGATCCTGAAGCTTTGATAATTGAATGTGGTGGTGATGGGCTTCTAGGTGATAGATTCAATGAATGGCAGCTAACAATAAGAGGGCTTTCTCGGACTATCATAAATATCATGAAAAGACATCCACGAGCGCACATATTCCTGCTTGGAGGAGGCGGATACAACGACTTGTTGATGAGTAGGTTTTATACGTTCTTGACCTGGTGCGTTACGAAGCAATTTTCCACCTTAAGATGTCACGACAATAATTTGGCCCAAGACGAACCATTTGATGTTTGTGATAGTGATGATTCTGAACAGCTTATACGGGAACACGAGCTTGTTGAAATGTATAATGAAGAGAACTATCAGTATTGGATATATGAGATGGAAGGAAGTTCACGGATGAAAACGTTAAGAAATGACAATAAGGTTAAAGATATGGTTGAGCttatgaaattttatgGACTGTGA
- the SPE3 gene encoding spermidine synthase (Spermidine synthase~similar to YPR069C), giving the protein MAQEITHPTIVDGWFREISDTMWPGQAMTLKVEKVLHHEKSKYQDVLIFKSTTYGNVLVLDNVIQATERDEFAYQEMIAHLALNSHPNPKKVLVIGGGDGGVLREVVKHESVEEAWLCDIDEAVIRLSKEYLPDMAASYSHPKVKTHIGDGFQFLRDYQNTFDVIITDSSDPEGPAETLFQKEYFELLNSALTEKGVITTQAESMWIHLPIIKDLKKACSEVFPVAEYSFVTIPTYPTGTIGFMVCSKDKTCNVKKPLREISEEKEGELYRYYNKRIHEASFVLPTWAAKELN; this is encoded by the coding sequence ATGGCACAAGAAATCACTCACCCAACTATAGTAGACGGCTGGTTCAGAGAAATTTCTGATACCATGTGGCCAGGCCAAGCCATGACTTTGAAAGTAGAGAAAGTTTTACACCATGAGAAGTCGAAATACCAAGATGTTTTGATCTTTAAGTCCACTACCTATGGTAACGTTTTGGTTTTAGACAATGTCATTCAAGCCACCGAAAGGGATGAATTTGCCTATCAAGAAATGATTGCCCATCTTGCCCTGAACTCCCATCCAAACCCTAAGAAGGTTCTTGTTATTGGTGGGGGTGATGGTGGTGTCTTGAGAGAAGTTGTTAAGCACGAATCCGTCGAGGAAGCCTGGTTATGTGACATTGATGAAGCTGTTATCAGACTATCAAAGGAGTATCTACCAGATATGGCTGCCTCTTATTCCCACCCAAAGGTTAAGACTCACATCGGTGATGGTTTCCAATTCTTAAGAGATTACCAAAACACTTTCGATGTAATCATTACTGACTCTTCTGACCCAGAAGGTCCTGCTGAAACTCTATTCCAGAAGGAATATTTCGAATTGTTGAACAGTGCTTTGACGGAAAAGGGTGTAATCACAACCCAAGCAGAAAGTATGTGGATCCACTTGCCAATCATTAAAGACCTAAAGAAAGCATGTTCTGAAGTTTTCCCAGTTGCCGAATACTCTTTTGTTACTATTCCAACTTACCCAACTGGTACAATTGGTTTTATGGTTTGTTCCAAAGATAAAACCTGCAATGTCAAGAAGCCACTACGTGAAATCtctgaagaaaaggaaggtGAGTTATACAGATACTATAACAAGAGAATTCACGAAGCTTCATTTGTCCTACCAACCTGGGCTGCCAAGGAATTAAATTAG
- the MED1 gene encoding Med1p (Subunit of the RNA polymerase II mediator complex~similar to YPR070W) — MVEGDSYVETLDSMIELFKDYKPGSITLENITRLCQTLGLESFTEELSNELSRLSTASKIIVIDVDYNKKQDRIQDVKLVLASNFDNFDYFNQRNGEHEKSNILLNSLTKYPDLKAFHNNLKFLYLLDAYSHIESDSTSHNNASSDKSLDSSNGSLNNQGKLDLFKYFTELSHYIRQYFQDNCCDFIVRTNLNDKFGIYILTQDRNGKEVPLAKVYLDENKSDLQYRFYEYIYSQETKSWINESAENFSNGISLVMEIAANAKEDNCTDLIWFPEDFISPELIIDKVTGSSSSSSSPPIIDLFSNNNYNSRIHLMNDFTTKLINIKKFDISNDNLDLISEILKWVQWSRIVLQNVFKLISTPNSNLNSPGLEPDHSAPFSTLAKDKISSTSKTEPIPRTNRHGSVVEASRRRRSSTNKSKRPSITEAMMLKEEGLQQFNLHEILSEPAIEEENGESIKAQSSTTEGGNDLGFTASVSNQENAENDIVMEDDSVLQGTSTDYGGEPVEGADIEMKDVSSKPNQAESSVLQLIVSEDHITLDTISECNLYDDVKCWNRFIKKFQDIVS, encoded by the coding sequence ATGGTGGAAGGAGACTCTTATGTGGAGACTCTAGACTCCATGATTGAATTGTTCAAGGATTACAAGCCTGGTTCCATAACTTTGGAGAATATAACAAGACTCTGTCAGACGTTGGGCCTCGAGTCTTTTACAGAAGAATTGAGTAATGAACTTTCAAGACTCTCCACTGCATCCAAAATTATCGTGATAGATGTTGACTACAATAAGAAGCAAGACAGAATTCAAGACGTTAAGCTCGTACTAGCATCtaattttgataattttgaCTACTTTAACCAACGAAATGGGGAACATGAAAAAAGTAACATTCTTCTGAACTCCTTAACAAAGTATCCTGATTTGAAAGCCTTTCATAACAATTTGAAGTTTCTATATCTTTTAGATGCATACTCACACATTGAGTCCGATTCTACCTCCCATAATAATGCTTCCTCTGACAAAAGTTTAGATTCAAGCAATGGTTCTCTTAACAACCAAGGTAAACTTGATCTTTTCAAGTATTTTACGGAACTTTCACACTATATTAGACAATATTTCCAAGACAACTGTTGCGACTTTATAGTCAGGACCAATTTAAACGACAAATTTggaatatatattttaacCCAGGACAGGAATGGTAAGGAGGTGCCTTTAGCTAAGGTTTATTTAGATGAGAATAAAAGCGATTTACAGTACAGATTCTATGAGTATATATACTCACAGGAAACCAAATCCTGGATAAATGAATCTGCTGAGAACTTTTCAAACGGAATTTCTTTAGTTATGGAGATAGCAGCAAACGCTAAGGAAGATAATTGTACAGATTTAATCTGGTTTCCTGAAGATTTCATATCACCAGAGCTTATTATAGATAAAGTTACAGGTTCATCAAGTTCGTCTTCTTCGCCACCTATAattgatttattttcaaacaaTAACTACAATAGTAGGATACACCTGATGAATGATTTTACAACGAAGTTAATCAATATTAAGAAATTTGACATTAGCAATGACAACCTAGATCTAATCTCTGAGATACTAAAATGGGTCCAATGGTCGAGGATAGTACTCCAAAATGTTTTTAAACTAATCTCCACTCccaattcaaatttgaactCACCAGGACTTGAACCTGACCACTCGGCTCCATTCTCCACCTTGGCTAAAGacaaaatttcttcaacatctAAAACGGAACCGATCCCAAGGACTAACAGACATGGAAGTGTAGTTGAGGCCTCTAGAAGGAGGCGTTCCTCAACAAATAAGAGTAAACGTCCCAGTATAACTGAAGCAATGATGCTTAAAGAAGAGGGTCTACAACAATTTAATTTGCATGAAATTTTATCTGAACCCGCAatagaggaagaaaatggagAAAGTATCAAAGCGCAGTCTTCAACTACGGAAGGTGGAAATGACCTTGGATTTACCGCCTCTGTTtcaaatcaagaaaatgcAGAAAATGATATTGTGATGGAAGATGACAGTGTACTACAAGGTACTAGTACAGATTATGGTGGTGAACCGGTGGAAGGAGCAGACATAGAAATGAAAGACGTTAGCTCTAAGCCTAATCAAGCTGAGTCATCGGTCTTACAATTAATTGTAAGTGAAGATCATATTACTCTCGACACTATTTCTGAATGTAATTTGTATGATGATGTGAAGTGCTGGAACAGGtttatcaagaaattcCAGGATATTGTTAGCTGA